The Flavobacterium jumunjinense genome includes a region encoding these proteins:
- a CDS encoding tetratricopeptide repeat protein: MKKIVYVIILVSNLIFAQNEVKQLFDEANDLYKKEKYTEAVDKYESILTIGKYESSELYFNLGNCYYKLGKVAPSIYNYEKALLLKPEDRDIKTNLIFAQKTAIDDISIVPNVGFSNFIYKISLWFHYDVWAWITVGFSMLFLISFVFYYFSGRTIIKRTFFLGMFVFIGCLVVALTFAFLQKRFERTIRPAIVFEEVTNLKSEAKNSSKSLKVLHEGTKVYVKETLDNWKRVELTDKTEGWIKKDAIIELKK, translated from the coding sequence ATGAAAAAGATCGTTTATGTAATTATTCTAGTGTCAAATTTAATTTTTGCTCAAAATGAGGTAAAGCAATTATTTGATGAAGCCAATGACTTGTATAAGAAAGAAAAATATACTGAAGCTGTTGATAAATATGAATCGATTCTAACTATTGGTAAATACGAATCGTCTGAACTTTATTTTAATTTAGGAAATTGCTATTATAAATTAGGGAAAGTAGCACCTTCCATTTATAATTATGAAAAAGCTTTACTTCTTAAGCCTGAAGATAGAGATATAAAAACAAATTTAATTTTTGCTCAAAAAACGGCTATAGATGATATCAGTATAGTGCCTAATGTAGGTTTTTCAAATTTTATATATAAAATATCATTGTGGTTTCATTATGATGTTTGGGCATGGATTACAGTTGGATTTTCAATGTTGTTCTTAATTTCATTCGTGTTTTATTATTTTTCAGGAAGAACAATCATTAAACGTACTTTTTTTTTAGGAATGTTTGTTTTCATAGGTTGTTTGGTGGTAGCTTTAACGTTCGCTTTTCTGCAAAAACGATTCGAAAGAACAATTCGACCAGCAATTGTTTTTGAAGAAGTTACAAATCTTAAAAGTGAAGCAAAAAACAGTTCTAAAAGTCTAAAAGTGTTGCATGAAGGAACAAAAGTATATGTAAAGGAAACTTTAGACAATTGGAAACGAGTTGAGTTAACAGATAAAACAGAAGGTTGGATAAAAAAAGACGCAATCATCGAACTGAAAAAATAG
- a CDS encoding BatD family protein, which yields MKKLFFIVALFVQTLFFAQEIEFEAIVQKSTYHLNEKIRLIYSINADGDNFNPPSLADFIAEGPIYGRGGETVVVMVNGQTTVKRVVRTQNTFFLTPKKQGTFTIEPAEIEYEGKIYKSNPVKVTIIAPREIPKDPNDPDYVVGEGLHLVSEISKSSSFINEPITVVYKLYYERNFRLHNLTELESPKYSGFWSQNIDVKNIQHELVEYNGKQYGMAILKKVLLYPLEAGEKEIEALSVALEVSVPKREQFGPFVRTVFVPVTKNLSTGNKKVKVKAFPEEGKPVDFNGAIGKFELTMKPSKTELKSGEALDFDVSVTGTGNLKLFTLPKPEFPSAFEVFDPKHNEKVSTPISGMNGVISDTYTVVPQYKGKYKLKPLTFSYFDLATKTYKTITSEEIEINVLDNPDFKPTVSEVVENEKVKEVKSNVFQEIKTKAKFKKAEHKAFFGTVLFYGLLLVPFLIVPLIILVRKKKEAIDADEFGNRIKRNNKLAKKYLSEAKKQKGNKVPFYMAMEKALHNFLKAKLHIETSEMSKENIQELLENKHANQETINQFMILMNDCEFARYAPSTNESMQHDFEKAIEVISELEKQLV from the coding sequence ATGAAAAAACTTTTTTTTATTGTAGCTCTTTTTGTTCAAACACTTTTCTTTGCGCAAGAAATAGAATTTGAGGCTATTGTGCAAAAATCGACCTATCATCTAAATGAGAAGATACGTTTAATTTATTCAATTAATGCAGATGGTGATAACTTTAATCCACCTTCTTTAGCAGATTTTATTGCAGAAGGACCCATTTATGGTAGAGGAGGAGAAACTGTAGTAGTAATGGTTAATGGACAAACTACAGTCAAGAGAGTTGTTCGTACTCAAAATACTTTTTTTCTAACACCTAAGAAGCAAGGAACTTTCACAATTGAACCTGCTGAGATAGAATATGAAGGTAAGATTTATAAATCGAATCCTGTAAAAGTAACTATAATTGCTCCAAGAGAAATTCCTAAAGATCCTAACGATCCAGATTATGTTGTGGGTGAGGGTTTGCATTTAGTTTCGGAAATATCGAAATCGAGCTCATTTATAAATGAACCAATTACAGTAGTTTATAAATTATACTATGAAAGGAACTTCAGACTGCATAACCTAACAGAATTAGAGTCGCCAAAGTACAGCGGTTTTTGGAGTCAGAATATCGATGTTAAAAATATTCAACATGAATTAGTTGAATATAATGGAAAACAGTACGGAATGGCAATCCTTAAGAAAGTTCTTTTATATCCATTAGAAGCTGGAGAGAAAGAGATTGAAGCACTTTCGGTGGCATTGGAAGTAAGTGTGCCAAAAAGAGAACAGTTTGGACCTTTTGTACGAACAGTATTTGTACCAGTAACAAAAAACCTTTCAACAGGAAATAAAAAAGTAAAAGTAAAAGCCTTCCCTGAAGAAGGAAAACCTGTAGACTTTAATGGTGCTATTGGAAAGTTTGAACTAACAATGAAGCCTTCAAAGACCGAATTAAAGAGTGGTGAAGCCTTAGATTTCGATGTAAGTGTTACAGGAACGGGTAATTTAAAGTTATTTACACTTCCTAAACCTGAATTTCCTAGCGCATTTGAAGTGTTTGATCCAAAACATAATGAAAAGGTAAGTACTCCTATTTCTGGAATGAATGGAGTAATATCTGATACTTATACGGTTGTTCCGCAGTACAAAGGAAAATATAAATTAAAGCCGCTTACTTTTTCATATTTTGATTTAGCAACAAAAACGTATAAGACAATTACTTCAGAAGAAATAGAGATTAATGTATTAGATAATCCAGATTTCAAACCAACAGTTAGTGAAGTTGTTGAAAATGAAAAAGTGAAAGAAGTTAAATCTAATGTTTTTCAGGAGATAAAAACGAAAGCGAAGTTTAAAAAAGCGGAGCACAAGGCTTTCTTTGGAACAGTACTATTCTATGGACTTCTTTTAGTACCTTTTTTAATTGTTCCACTAATTATTCTAGTTAGAAAGAAAAAAGAAGCAATAGATGCAGACGAGTTCGGAAATAGAATTAAGAGAAATAATAAACTCGCTAAAAAGTATCTTTCAGAGGCTAAAAAGCAAAAAGGAAATAAAGTGCCTTTTTACATGGCTATGGAAAAAGCATTACATAATTTCTTAAAAGCGAAATTACATATTGAAACCTCTGAAATGAGTAAAGAGAATATTCAAGAATTATTAGAAAACAAGCATGCGAATCAAGAAACCATTAATCAGTTTATGATTTTAATGAATGATTGTGAGTTTGCTCGATATGCTCCTTCAACAAATGAAAGTATGCAACACGATTTTGAAAAAGCAATAGAAGTTATTTCAGAACTTGAAAAACAATTAGTTTAA
- a CDS encoding tetratricopeptide repeat protein — translation MKRIVVGIILFMSSVIYSQNKDKNLFNGTESFTGKKYISAETDFRISQSNNEEKKAVANYNLGNSIYRQNQPGEAKYKFLNAVEVAKTKEEKHKAFHNLGNTLMLEENYSGAVEAYKNALRNNPSDDETRYNYALAKQKLKENPPKDDKEKKKDKDKEKQDKDKKDQDKKEKEDKGKEKDKKDSDKGKEDDKKKEGDDKKGKQDGDKKEDENGNPKPSGANKQQIENLLNAVNNAEKKIQDKVNAKKVKVAPSTNEKDW, via the coding sequence ATGAAAAGGATAGTAGTAGGAATAATTTTATTTATGTCTTCAGTGATATATTCACAAAATAAAGACAAAAATTTATTTAATGGAACTGAATCATTTACAGGTAAAAAGTATATTTCAGCTGAAACGGATTTTAGAATTTCTCAATCTAATAATGAAGAAAAAAAAGCAGTTGCAAATTATAATTTAGGAAACAGTATTTACAGACAAAATCAGCCTGGGGAAGCAAAATATAAGTTTCTAAATGCTGTTGAGGTCGCAAAAACGAAAGAAGAAAAACATAAAGCATTTCATAATTTAGGGAATACATTAATGTTGGAAGAAAACTATAGCGGAGCAGTTGAAGCCTATAAAAATGCTTTAAGAAATAATCCCAGTGATGATGAAACGCGATACAATTATGCGTTAGCAAAACAGAAATTAAAAGAAAATCCACCTAAAGACGACAAAGAAAAGAAAAAAGACAAGGATAAAGAGAAACAAGACAAAGACAAAAAAGATCAGGATAAAAAAGAGAAAGAAGATAAGGGGAAAGAAAAGGACAAAAAAGATTCTGATAAAGGAAAAGAAGACGATAAAAAGAAAGAAGGTGACGATAAAAAAGGCAAGCAGGACGGAGATAAGAAAGAAGATGAAAATGGAAATCCGAAACCTTCAGGAGCTAACAAACAACAAATAGAGAATCTTTTGAATGCAGTAAATAATGCAGAAAAGAAAATTCAAGATAAAGTAAATGCTAAAAAAGTTAAAGTAGCACCATCAACAAATGAAAAAGATTGGTAA
- a CDS encoding VWA domain-containing protein, which translates to MYHKLEEPILLYLLLLIPILIGLFLFQVYWKKKKQNEFGDLGLIKQLSPTKSRFKPVLKFTTLLLALTGLIFALVNPKIGTKIETVKRQGIDIVFALDISKSMLAEDIAPNRLEKSKQLISQIISSLGNDRIGIVGYAGSAYPVLPMTTDYSIAKMYLQNMNTNMLSSQGTALNDAINLATTYFDAVDTSKLIILISDGEDHGDGAEEASELAKEKGIKILTIGVGTEVGGNIPIRGDNNVIAEYKKDRNGEVVITKLNSEILQNIAKSTKATYIDGNNTKQVLEKTKNVLDNIEKTEFDSQEIAEYQTQFQWFVGIAFFLLLLDVFFLERKTSWLQKLNLFNEK; encoded by the coding sequence ATGTATCATAAGTTAGAAGAACCAATATTATTATATTTATTACTATTAATTCCGATATTAATAGGGCTGTTCTTATTTCAGGTATATTGGAAAAAGAAAAAGCAAAATGAATTTGGAGATTTAGGATTGATTAAACAATTGAGTCCAACAAAGTCAAGATTTAAACCCGTGCTAAAGTTTACGACCTTACTTCTAGCGTTAACAGGTTTGATCTTTGCGTTGGTAAACCCTAAGATTGGTACCAAAATAGAAACAGTTAAGCGCCAAGGAATTGATATAGTTTTTGCTTTAGATATTTCCAAAAGTATGTTGGCTGAAGATATTGCGCCAAATCGATTGGAGAAATCAAAACAATTAATCAGTCAAATAATTAGTTCCCTTGGAAACGATAGAATTGGTATTGTTGGTTATGCAGGAAGTGCTTATCCAGTTTTGCCAATGACAACCGATTATAGTATTGCGAAAATGTACCTTCAAAATATGAATACTAATATGTTGTCTTCGCAAGGAACAGCATTAAACGACGCGATAAATTTAGCAACAACCTATTTTGATGCAGTCGATACAAGTAAGCTAATTATTTTAATATCAGACGGAGAAGATCATGGAGATGGAGCGGAAGAAGCAAGTGAATTAGCAAAAGAAAAGGGTATAAAAATCCTTACTATTGGAGTTGGAACCGAAGTTGGAGGAAATATTCCTATCAGAGGAGATAATAATGTGATTGCTGAATATAAGAAAGATAGAAATGGAGAAGTTGTTATCACTAAATTGAATTCAGAGATTCTTCAAAACATTGCAAAAAGCACAAAAGCAACATACATTGATGGCAATAACACTAAGCAAGTTTTGGAAAAAACAAAGAATGTTTTAGATAATATTGAAAAAACAGAATTTGATTCACAGGAAATTGCAGAATATCAAACACAATTTCAATGGTTTGTTGGGATAGCTTTCTTTCTTTTGTTGCTAGATGTCTTTTTCTTAGAAAGAAAAACATCTTGGTTGCAAAAATTAAACTTATTTAATGAAAAGTAA